CATCCTTATTAATTTTGTCTTTTCCATTCACTCCGATTTCTTCCATTTCATCGAGTTTGTCCAGATCCTCCCTTTCTTCCGAAAAAAGAGAAGGAAAAGGAGCTTCTTCGGTGGATACCTCTTGGTCCTGTTTAGTCCCACCCGTTTCTGAGGTTCCTTTTAGTTTCTTAGTAAAAATGGGTGATGGTATTCTGCCTAAATAGTAGACACaggtaataaataagataatactAAAGATTCGAGTCATAGAATTTCTCAATTCTGACACAAGGAACTTATACTACATTAGACCTAATAGAATTATTTTGCTGTATCCAGACTAATACCAATCCAACCCATTTCATGAATAAAATGtgaccaattataaaaataaacctAATATGTGCAAAAAGCTTAAGAGATCAAATGTAAGCCAATTGTCCCCAAAACACAGTAATATGGCAAACACTTAGGCATGAGCCTCTCTCTCATCGGCTAATATTTTTAGGTAATCGTCACGAGACGTGCCTAACGAATCAAACAGGAACAAGGCAAAGCCTTTTCTTTTGTAGACTAGAGTAATGTGATGGCTGAATATCTCGAGTATTTTAGTTTTGTAAGAATTTGGCagattattatgttttagtaaTCTCCGATAAGATGTCGGCATGTTTTATTTGTGACTTAATATGAAGACATCCGGTATTCAACTACCCAAACATtctttaaagaaagaaaaagaatatatatatatactcattattgatttatttcttTACGAAAATATTCATTCTAGAAAATTCGTCAACGAGCGTCACTACACGCGTCACCAAATGCCGATTCCGATTTAACATTGATTCAGTCTCAACCGTTGGATTCCACAATCACGCATCTTATTCCTCCGCGTGGTGGATAAATCCTTTGGGTCCAGTTTTGTCATAGTAAATaatagggctgggcaaaaaatccgaatccgaagaaccgaaccgaacccgatccgaaaaagtagtaccgaatccgaatcgaaattgattaaatatccgaacggattcaaaattttggtatccagagaaccgaaaccgaacccgacccgaaccgaagtatttcgggtatccgaatgtatccgaaatagatttatatatctaaatatattaattatttttagattcaatgtatattaaaaacattcaaaatatataagatacttttaagttgtctaaaatacttgaaaatatatacaaatattcaaaagtaaatttctaaaatagtataaaatatactcaaaacaccaaaaatagtTGAAATGTCTACTGATTGtctatcaaaatattcaaacaaaccaatttatatgttaagtttaggtactctgacatatgttattcaagtttatatgttatatagtattttatttacagattttgagaaattgaaACTATacattgaattttaaaattttaaaaatcatttaaatgggttatccgaacccgaaccgaacccgcaaagatccgaaccgaacccgaaccgaaatttagaaatacccgaatggagcTAAAATCTTTaaccccgaaaacccgaaacccgaataaacccgaaccgaacccgaatggatacccgaacgcccacccctagtaaataataatattattccatttttttaaaaagaatactATTTGAGAGGAAAAAAGGCATAAAATGTGGTAAGATTCGCTCCGTAACCGTCCTCCCTTTTCTATAAGAACCGACCTCCCCCCACCAACAAGACAAAGCAATTATTCAATTAAAAGTATCAaaatcaaagagagagagagagaaaacaatGGCCGCAACAGCAGAAGTGATCCCAGCAGGAGAAGTGATCGCTTGCCACACCGTCGAGGACTGGAACAACAAGTTGAAGGCAGCCAAAGAATCCAACAAACTGGTATTCTTTTTTTCTCCTCCAGATCTAAATTTAAGTTTCTAGCGATTGATGTTGCTATGTTGACGGATCCATGATTGGGGGTTTTGAATATATGACCTGGAGGTTCATGTCCGAATCGATTTTGAATTTTATGAAATCAATTGAAGCTCCAGATCTCAGAAATTGAAACCCTAATAAGTATTTGTGTACACGCAGATTGTGATAGACTTCACAGCAGTGTGGTGCCCACCTTGCCGTTTCATTGCACCTATCTTTGTCGAGCTCGCTAAGAAGCACCTTGATGTTGTCTTCTTCAAGGTCGACGTCGATGAATTGGCTGTGAGTTACTTTACTTCTCTCTACAATATCCAGATAAATTGTGTTGGGCTTAAACAGTTtggttcttttgttttgtttgcagACTGTTGCTCAGGAGTTCGATGTTCAGGCCATGCCAACCTTTGTCTACATGAAAGGCGAAGAGAAGCTCGACAAGGTTGTTGGTGCTGCCAAGGAGGAAATCGAAGCCAAGCTTTTGAAGCACTCTCAAGTTGCTGCCGCTTGattatccttcttcttcttcttcttctctaccTATTTGCTAATATGTTTGGTGTTTTAATAAAATCCTTGTT
This genomic stretch from Brassica napus cultivar Da-Ae chromosome C9, Da-Ae, whole genome shotgun sequence harbors:
- the LOC106406057 gene encoding thioredoxin H-type 1, which encodes MAATAEVIPAGEVIACHTVEDWNNKLKAAKESNKLIVIDFTAVWCPPCRFIAPIFVELAKKHLDVVFFKVDVDELATVAQEFDVQAMPTFVYMKGEEKLDKVVGAAKEEIEAKLLKHSQVAAA